In one Gaiellales bacterium genomic region, the following are encoded:
- a CDS encoding aldehyde dehydrogenase, which translates to MSTVAGVDVSPEHYIGGERVSSADRFEDRSPIDGALLAEVARGGEREAELAVRAAAAAFPEWAALGPAGRAPSLHRLADLIDANIERLATVECLDMAMLERSLRARVIGRGARNYRSYADLAVAYEERTWSSNGTANRVIRMPSGPAAVITPWNAPFMLSTWKTAPALAAGCTVILKPAEWSPLSCSLLADLAGEAGLPPGVFNLIQGIGEEAGAALVSHPGVRRVSFTGSPETGRLIGVAAARNLVPFTAELGGKGPLIVFEDADIEAAAKKAAGQYDDAGQVCLAGTRLLVAESIRDDFLERFHRHTDAHVLGDPRADDTTVSPLIHPDHLARVEGFVERARAHGDEIVRGGRRADLGGLYYEPTLIEPAGNDSEVVQREVFGPVLTFQTFASEAEAIDLANSTPYGLSAIVYTGTHERAERVGRAVRAGTVWVNTFLVRDLTAPFGGMGISGIGREGGDYALDFYSDLKTLQIVEGSTA; encoded by the coding sequence GTGAGCACGGTCGCCGGCGTCGACGTCTCGCCCGAGCACTACATCGGCGGGGAGCGGGTCTCCTCGGCCGACCGGTTCGAGGATCGCTCGCCCATCGACGGCGCCCTGCTCGCCGAGGTCGCCCGCGGCGGCGAGCGCGAGGCCGAGCTGGCCGTCCGCGCCGCGGCGGCCGCATTCCCCGAGTGGGCGGCGCTCGGCCCGGCCGGCCGCGCCCCCTCCCTGCACCGGCTCGCTGACCTGATCGACGCCAATATCGAGCGGCTCGCCACCGTGGAGTGCCTCGACATGGCGATGCTCGAGCGCTCGCTGCGGGCGCGGGTGATCGGCCGCGGCGCGCGCAACTACCGCAGCTACGCCGACCTCGCCGTCGCCTATGAGGAGCGCACGTGGTCGAGCAACGGCACGGCCAACCGCGTGATCCGCATGCCGTCCGGACCGGCGGCCGTGATCACGCCCTGGAACGCGCCGTTCATGCTCTCGACCTGGAAGACCGCCCCGGCGCTCGCCGCCGGCTGCACGGTGATCCTGAAGCCGGCCGAGTGGTCGCCGCTCTCCTGCTCGCTGCTCGCCGACCTCGCCGGCGAGGCGGGGCTGCCGCCCGGCGTCTTCAACCTGATCCAGGGGATCGGCGAGGAGGCGGGTGCCGCCCTCGTCTCGCACCCCGGCGTGCGCCGCGTCAGCTTCACCGGCTCGCCCGAGACCGGCCGCCTGATCGGGGTTGCCGCCGCCCGGAACCTGGTGCCGTTCACGGCCGAGCTGGGTGGCAAGGGGCCGCTGATCGTGTTCGAGGACGCCGACATCGAGGCGGCCGCGAAGAAGGCCGCCGGCCAGTACGACGACGCCGGCCAGGTGTGCCTCGCCGGCACGCGGCTGCTCGTCGCCGAATCGATCCGCGACGACTTCCTCGAGCGCTTTCACCGCCACACCGACGCGCACGTGCTGGGAGACCCGCGTGCCGACGACACCACGGTCTCGCCGCTGATCCACCCCGATCACCTGGCCCGGGTCGAGGGCTTCGTCGAGCGGGCGCGCGCCCATGGAGACGAGATCGTGCGCGGAGGCCGCCGCGCCGACCTGGGCGGCCTCTACTACGAGCCGACGCTGATCGAGCCGGCCGGGAACGATTCCGAGGTCGTCCAGCGCGAGGTGTTCGGGCCCGTCCTGACGTTCCAGACCTTTGCGAGCGAGGCCGAGGCGATCGACCTCGCCAACTCCACGCCGTACGGGCTCTCCGCCATCGTCTACACCGGGACGCACGAGCGGGCCGAGCGGGTCGGCCGGGCGGTGCGGGCGGGCACCGTCTGGGTGAACACGTTCCTCGTCCGCGACCTGACGGCGCCGTTCGGCGGCATGGGCATCTCCGGCATCGGCCGCGAGGGCGGCGACTACGCGCTGGACTTCTACTCCGACCTGAAGACGCTCCAGAT
- a CDS encoding acetoacetate decarboxylase family protein: MAHQSGYSLPLSPRGTASLVPAPPWHYVGDFLVIEYWADPAAVAAVLPQGLEPHADPGRCAALFVDWQSCSDSGEELLEPARGQYKEFFIVVNAMLDREAVTTCPYIWVDKDFALARGWIQGFPKKLGQIDMTRSFGLDCRAEGRTFAGTLSANGHFLAHGSVTPERVAETGPTHNDPPLVNRRHFPRLAAGRHGDPAVHELVRARSRDRSISAIHEGQASLALFPAPGEEHAALAPVRMGKGFRFQFAYTVDDLETVRELRS; the protein is encoded by the coding sequence ATGGCGCACCAGTCCGGATATTCGCTCCCGCTCTCGCCCCGCGGCACCGCGTCGCTCGTGCCGGCGCCGCCCTGGCACTACGTGGGCGACTTCCTGGTCATCGAGTACTGGGCCGATCCCGCGGCCGTCGCCGCCGTCCTGCCCCAGGGGCTCGAGCCGCACGCCGATCCGGGCCGTTGCGCGGCGCTCTTCGTCGACTGGCAGTCGTGCTCGGACTCAGGCGAGGAGCTGCTCGAGCCGGCCCGGGGGCAGTACAAGGAATTCTTCATCGTCGTGAACGCGATGCTCGACCGCGAGGCGGTCACGACCTGCCCGTACATCTGGGTCGACAAGGACTTCGCGCTTGCCCGCGGGTGGATCCAGGGCTTCCCCAAGAAGCTCGGCCAGATCGACATGACGAGGTCGTTCGGGCTCGACTGCCGGGCCGAGGGCCGCACCTTCGCCGGCACGCTCTCCGCGAACGGCCACTTCCTGGCGCACGGCTCGGTGACGCCCGAGCGGGTGGCCGAGACCGGCCCGACCCACAACGACCCGCCGCTCGTCAACCGGCGCCACTTCCCCCGCCTGGCCGCGGGCCGGCACGGCGATCCGGCCGTGCACGAGCTCGTCCGCGCCCGCAGCCGCGACCGGTCGATCTCGGCGATCCACGAGGGCCAGGCATCGCTCGCCCTCTTCCCGGCTCCCGGGGAGGAGCACGCCGCCCTGGCGCCGGTGCGCATGGGCAAGGGCTTCCGGTTCCAGTTCGCCTACACCGTGGACGACCTCGAGACCGTGCGGGAGCTGCGATCGTGA
- a CDS encoding 4-hydroxyphenylacetate 3-hydroxylase N-terminal domain-containing protein yields MSQAAQESAGVAARTGRQFLDGLRGDARELWLNGVKITHPLDHDELHGAALSLARVYDLQHEHADEMLAPSPADGRLVNVTHLIPRSREDLERRRRAIEIVASLSGGTMGRTPDYLNVTFACFAGRSDVWARRGNEQGAENLVAYQAEMRDRDLSTTHSIMNPQVDRSKPEAEQAAGQVALHKVGETESHITVRGARMLATLAPFADDLTIYPGSDIRPQDGRYALSFAVPMATPGLKFICRDSYSKSRSQVDFPLSSRFDEMDAVAIFDDVEVPKSRVFLDGDTEGYSEVITDTGWRGHIMHQAFTRAYVKLSFAFGLGHMIANTTGVGRFDHIQEKLGQMWNMAELTRSAIVSAEAGSALDEGGVWYPDDRPFLALRGEMPKWLPYCNELLQLIGGGGFMCTPSQADMTGPMADAIATFYQAAGADAERRIRLFRLAWDYIGSDLGGRGELYERFYLSDSWRMTALAYKIADKRFPESLVEQFLQD; encoded by the coding sequence ATGAGCCAGGCCGCCCAGGAGTCCGCGGGGGTCGCCGCCCGCACCGGGCGGCAGTTCCTCGACGGCCTGCGCGGCGACGCCCGCGAGCTGTGGCTGAACGGCGTCAAGATCACCCACCCGCTCGACCACGACGAGCTGCACGGCGCGGCCCTGTCGCTGGCCCGTGTCTACGACCTCCAGCACGAGCACGCCGACGAGATGCTGGCGCCGTCGCCGGCGGACGGGCGCCTCGTCAACGTCACCCACCTGATCCCGCGCTCGCGCGAGGACCTGGAGCGGCGGCGGCGGGCGATCGAGATCGTGGCGTCCCTCTCCGGCGGGACGATGGGCCGCACGCCCGACTACCTGAACGTCACCTTCGCCTGCTTCGCCGGCCGCTCCGACGTCTGGGCCCGGCGCGGCAACGAGCAGGGCGCCGAGAACCTGGTCGCCTACCAGGCCGAGATGCGCGACCGCGACCTCTCGACGACCCACTCGATCATGAACCCGCAGGTCGACCGCTCGAAGCCGGAGGCCGAGCAGGCCGCCGGCCAGGTGGCGCTGCACAAGGTGGGCGAGACGGAGAGCCACATCACCGTGCGCGGCGCCCGCATGCTGGCGACGCTGGCGCCTTTCGCCGACGACCTCACGATCTACCCGGGCTCCGACATCCGCCCGCAGGACGGCCGCTACGCACTCTCGTTCGCGGTCCCGATGGCGACGCCGGGACTCAAGTTCATCTGCCGCGACTCCTACTCGAAGTCGCGCTCGCAGGTCGACTTCCCGCTCTCGTCGCGGTTCGACGAGATGGACGCCGTGGCGATCTTCGACGACGTCGAGGTGCCGAAGTCGCGCGTCTTCCTCGACGGCGACACCGAGGGCTACTCCGAGGTCATCACCGACACGGGCTGGCGCGGCCACATCATGCACCAGGCATTCACACGCGCCTACGTGAAGCTGTCGTTCGCGTTCGGGCTCGGCCACATGATCGCGAACACGACCGGCGTCGGCCGCTTCGACCACATCCAGGAGAAGCTCGGGCAGATGTGGAACATGGCCGAGCTGACCCGTTCGGCCATCGTGTCGGCCGAGGCCGGGTCGGCGCTCGACGAGGGCGGCGTCTGGTACCCCGACGACCGGCCGTTCCTGGCGCTGCGCGGCGAGATGCCCAAGTGGCTGCCCTACTGCAACGAGCTGCTCCAGCTGATCGGCGGCGGCGGGTTCATGTGCACGCCGTCTCAAGCCGACATGACGGGGCCGATGGCCGACGCGATCGCGACCTTCTACCAGGCTGCCGGCGCCGACGCGGAGCGCCGCATCCGCCTGTTCCGGCTGGCGTGGGACTACATCGGCTCCGACCTGGGCGGCCGCGGCGAGCTCTACGAGCGCTTCTACCTGTCCGACTCGTGGCGGATGACGGCGCTCGCCTACAAGATCGCCGACAAGCGCTTCCCCGAGTCACTGGTCGAGCAGTTCCTGCAGGATTAG
- a CDS encoding fumarylacetoacetate hydrolase family protein yields the protein MADTRVRVDVTGTPRWGALRGDRVFLDGGGEVSAADATFLAPVEPTKIIATHLTYRSRVEEYGARVPAEPSYFMKPPSTLNGHRGLLRRPRGARFLNYEGEVAAVIGRPMHRVPESEVLGYVAGYAPANDVGLHDFRHADRGSMLRVKGQDGFCPIGPGLTAAADFDPTDFRIQTFVNGEVVQDGTADDLIWPIAYLLADLNRLITLEPGDVVLTGTPANSRPMEPGDTVVVEVSGLGRLESHVVDWDVDLAGPGEQPQVSAQTLHVATAIPEDEAERAVAAGEAR from the coding sequence GTGGCCGACACCCGTGTGCGCGTGGACGTTACCGGAACTCCACGGTGGGGCGCCCTGCGGGGCGACCGGGTGTTCCTGGACGGCGGCGGCGAGGTCTCGGCGGCCGACGCGACCTTCCTCGCGCCGGTCGAGCCGACCAAGATCATCGCCACGCACCTCACCTACCGGAGCCGTGTCGAGGAGTACGGTGCACGCGTGCCGGCCGAGCCGTCGTACTTCATGAAGCCGCCGTCGACGCTGAACGGGCACCGCGGCCTCCTGCGCCGCCCGCGCGGCGCCCGCTTCCTGAACTACGAGGGCGAGGTGGCAGCCGTGATCGGCCGGCCGATGCACCGCGTGCCCGAGTCCGAGGTGCTCGGCTACGTGGCCGGCTACGCGCCGGCGAACGACGTCGGGCTGCACGACTTCCGCCACGCCGACCGCGGCTCCATGCTGCGGGTGAAGGGGCAGGACGGCTTCTGCCCGATCGGCCCCGGGCTGACGGCGGCAGCCGACTTCGACCCGACCGACTTCCGCATCCAGACCTTCGTGAACGGCGAGGTCGTTCAGGACGGCACCGCGGACGACCTGATCTGGCCGATCGCCTACCTGCTGGCCGACCTGAACCGCCTGATCACGCTCGAGCCGGGCGACGTCGTCCTCACCGGCACGCCGGCCAACTCGCGGCCCATGGAGCCGGGCGACACCGTTGTCGTCGAGGTGTCCGGGCTGGGCCGGCTCGAGAGCCACGTAGTCGACTGGGACGTCGACCTGGCCGGCCCGGGCGAGCAGCCGCAGGTGTCGGCGCAGACGCTGCACGTGGCCACGGCGATCCCGGAGGACGAGGCGGAGCGGGCCGTCGCGGCGGGGGAGGCGAGATGA
- a CDS encoding carboxymuconolactone decarboxylase family protein — protein MMDQAERHERGTARLAELGDHPGGDAFLERMGEPMASWLVDWVFGDVHSRGGLSARERELIILGLLTGLGSSDPQVAAHIEALRAIDVSDADIEEAILQTAPYTGIPRAINALKVLRTEQGR, from the coding sequence ATGATGGACCAGGCGGAGCGCCACGAGCGCGGAACGGCGCGGCTCGCCGAGCTGGGTGACCACCCCGGCGGCGACGCGTTTCTGGAGCGGATGGGCGAGCCCATGGCGAGCTGGCTCGTGGACTGGGTGTTCGGTGACGTCCACAGCCGCGGCGGCCTCTCGGCGCGCGAGCGCGAGCTGATCATCCTCGGGCTCCTCACCGGGCTCGGCAGCTCCGACCCCCAGGTGGCCGCCCACATCGAGGCGCTGCGCGCGATCGACGTCTCGGACGCGGACATCGAGGAGGCGATCCTCCAGACCGCGCCGTACACCGGCATCCCGCGCGCGATCAACGCGCTCAAGGTGCTGCGGACGGAGCAGGGCCGTTGA
- a CDS encoding fumarylacetoacetate hydrolase family protein has protein sequence MKAVRYAGTDGAPRLGRLEDDHIVDAGPAPAIGFDASPEAWEGIAAAAGERAAVAASRLLHPCVPRKLIGIGLNYRDHAEESELDIPSVPVLFAKWPSALVGHGETIVVPREETRPDYEGEVAVVIGRRTYRADADAARAAVGGISALNDVSGRRAQLETPLRQFTLGKSFDTFAPMGPSVVSADGVDLTAIDIRTTVSGEELQSSNTRNLIFSIVELIQYASAGMTLEPGDVIATGTPGGVGDSRTPPRYLRDGDVVDVWVDGVGTLRNPVTLET, from the coding sequence TTGAAGGCGGTCCGCTACGCCGGCACCGACGGCGCTCCGCGGCTCGGCCGGCTCGAAGACGACCACATCGTCGACGCCGGGCCCGCACCCGCGATCGGGTTCGACGCCTCGCCAGAGGCCTGGGAGGGCATCGCCGCGGCGGCGGGCGAGCGGGCGGCCGTCGCCGCCTCCCGGCTGCTGCATCCATGCGTGCCGCGCAAGCTGATCGGGATCGGCCTGAACTACCGCGACCACGCCGAGGAGTCCGAGCTCGACATCCCCTCGGTGCCGGTGCTCTTCGCCAAGTGGCCGTCGGCGCTCGTGGGCCACGGCGAGACGATCGTCGTGCCGCGCGAGGAGACGCGGCCCGACTACGAGGGCGAGGTGGCCGTCGTGATCGGCCGGCGCACCTACCGCGCCGATGCCGATGCGGCCCGGGCCGCGGTCGGCGGCATCTCGGCGCTGAACGACGTCTCCGGCCGCCGCGCCCAGCTCGAGACGCCGCTGCGCCAGTTCACGCTCGGCAAGAGCTTCGACACGTTCGCGCCCATGGGGCCCTCGGTCGTGTCGGCGGACGGCGTCGACCTGACGGCGATCGACATCAGGACGACGGTCTCCGGCGAGGAGCTCCAGAGCTCGAACACACGCAACCTGATCTTCTCGATCGTCGAGCTGATCCAGTACGCCTCGGCCGGGATGACGCTCGAGCCGGGCGACGTGATCGCCACCGGCACGCCCGGCGGCGTGGGCGACTCACGCACCCCTCCGCGCTACCTGCGCGACGGCGACGTGGTCGACGTCTGGGTGGACGGGGTGGGAACGCTCCGGAACCCGGTCACCCTCGAAACCTGA
- a CDS encoding helix-turn-helix domain-containing protein — MGRPAPTHVDDPSSLGRRLRAVRAERGLSMKQLAFPGCSPAYICRIEAGERVPSPRILAELARRLGVTTAELAGRAAGGTILPARIGLAEMAVRMGAEDAAESLQTLAEEARACGDMHALSRAIEGMGQLAIDQRDDERAVALFEQARELEPSASARLRPGLHESLGRAHAGVGDLSRAISVLRSAFEETRKPPVDARGVIRFGVYLASAYTDQGRFADAEAVLADVLEVEESIADPIARTRLAWAMARTYAEQGRLRLAERYMGEVVAQLEETEHTLLLGRAHAVLGGILVDQRRPAEADAHLERAGELMRDAGAAPELATLSADRGRAALIAGDVEGAREAARRALAETEATEPGVAGSATLVLARAALHDGELDEARFLCRSAIELLEHTAAPHYVAEANQVLALVEQRSGNFEAALEALWNGLGAVDRGVAETP; from the coding sequence GTGGGCCGCCCTGCACCAACGCACGTCGACGACCCGTCATCGCTGGGTCGGCGGCTGCGTGCGGTGCGAGCCGAGCGCGGTCTGTCGATGAAGCAGCTCGCGTTCCCGGGATGCTCTCCGGCATACATATGCCGGATCGAGGCCGGGGAGCGGGTGCCGTCGCCGCGCATCCTGGCGGAGCTGGCCCGCCGGCTCGGTGTCACGACCGCCGAGCTGGCGGGCCGAGCCGCCGGGGGGACGATCCTCCCAGCTCGCATCGGCCTGGCCGAGATGGCAGTGCGGATGGGCGCGGAGGACGCCGCCGAGTCGCTGCAGACGCTCGCCGAGGAGGCCCGCGCGTGCGGCGACATGCATGCGCTCAGCCGGGCGATCGAGGGCATGGGGCAGCTGGCCATCGACCAGCGCGACGACGAGCGGGCCGTCGCGCTCTTCGAGCAGGCGCGCGAGCTCGAGCCGAGCGCGTCGGCGCGCCTGCGGCCTGGGCTGCACGAGTCGCTGGGGCGGGCGCACGCCGGGGTCGGCGACCTGTCCCGGGCGATCTCGGTGCTGCGCTCCGCGTTCGAGGAGACCCGCAAGCCGCCGGTCGACGCCCGCGGCGTGATCCGCTTCGGGGTCTACCTGGCGAGCGCCTATACGGATCAGGGCCGGTTCGCAGACGCCGAGGCCGTCCTGGCCGACGTGCTCGAGGTCGAGGAGTCGATCGCCGACCCGATCGCGCGCACCCGCCTGGCCTGGGCGATGGCGCGGACGTACGCCGAGCAGGGCCGGCTGCGGCTGGCGGAGCGGTACATGGGCGAGGTCGTCGCCCAGCTCGAGGAGACCGAGCACACCTTGCTGCTGGGGCGCGCGCACGCGGTCCTCGGCGGCATCCTCGTCGACCAGCGCCGGCCGGCCGAGGCCGACGCCCATCTGGAGCGGGCAGGCGAGCTCATGCGCGACGCGGGGGCGGCGCCGGAGCTGGCAACGCTGAGCGCGGACCGCGGTCGGGCGGCGCTGATCGCCGGGGATGTCGAAGGGGCGCGGGAGGCGGCCAGGCGGGCGCTGGCCGAGACCGAGGCCACGGAGCCGGGCGTCGCGGGCAGCGCGACGCTCGTCCTGGCCCGCGCCGCGCTGCACGACGGCGAGCTCGACGAGGCCCGGTTCCTGTGCCGCAGCGCGATCGAGCTCCTGGAGCACACGGCCGCGCCGCACTACGTGGCCGAGGCGAACCAGGTGCTCGCCCTCGTCGAACAGCGCTCGGGGAACTTCGAGGCGGCGCTCGAGGCGCTCTGGAACGGGCTCGGCGCGGTCGACCGCGGCGTGGCGGAGACTCCGTAG
- a CDS encoding sensor histidine kinase: protein MASRVDETASVVSPAARGDGMGTLEVARLRERVRRLEQRVRLSERDRRTAIERLLRAEEQERRRLAAELHDDTVQVLTACLVALDRLGQVAETGDGERIAAVVGAARRTLGAATDRTRRLMFELRPPSLQEEGLAGALADLADQLAEEAGVGTSVSVAPDRYHYVVEELAYRTVREAVVNIRKHARATAIGIQIEARDGRLHGRVTDDGAGFDVEAALERSRRQRRMGLDTMRERLHLAGGSLDVRSAPGSGTVVAFELPIDLW from the coding sequence GTGGCATCGCGCGTTGACGAAACGGCCAGCGTCGTGTCGCCGGCGGCTCGCGGCGACGGCATGGGCACGCTCGAGGTGGCCCGCCTGCGCGAGCGAGTGCGCCGGCTCGAGCAGCGCGTGCGCCTCAGCGAGCGTGACCGCCGCACCGCGATCGAGCGGCTGCTGCGGGCCGAGGAGCAGGAGCGGCGCCGCCTGGCGGCCGAGCTCCATGACGACACCGTCCAGGTGCTGACCGCCTGCCTGGTGGCGCTCGACCGGCTCGGACAGGTCGCCGAGACCGGCGACGGCGAGCGGATCGCGGCCGTCGTCGGCGCCGCGCGGCGCACGCTGGGCGCAGCCACCGACCGCACCCGCCGGCTCATGTTCGAGCTGCGCCCGCCGAGCCTCCAGGAGGAGGGCCTGGCCGGGGCGCTGGCCGACCTGGCCGACCAGCTCGCCGAGGAGGCCGGCGTGGGCACCTCGGTGTCGGTGGCGCCGGACCGCTACCACTACGTGGTCGAGGAGCTGGCCTACCGCACCGTGCGCGAGGCGGTCGTGAACATCCGCAAGCACGCCCGGGCGACCGCGATCGGCATCCAGATCGAGGCGCGCGACGGCCGCCTGCACGGCCGCGTCACCGACGACGGCGCCGGGTTCGACGTCGAAGCCGCGCTCGAGCGCAGCCGCCGCCAGCGGCGCATGGGCCTCGACACGATGCGCGAGCGGCTCCACCTGGCTGGCGGCAGCCTCGACGTCCGCTCCGCGCCCGGATCGGGCACGGTGGTCGCGTTCGAGCTGCCGATCGACCTCTGGTAA
- a CDS encoding acyl-CoA dehydrogenase codes for MDLALTDAQRELRERAARYVDDVLIPLEEQAELAGGRLPDAAVARVKDAARAAGLTGGNHAAEHGGQGWSAFEQVLVQEELGRNTNGVWWHMGGGYNVLSRGTPEQVERYLLPTLRGERADAYAVTEGGAGSDPGGIAATAERTANGWRIRGEKWFVTSGDIADYDIVMVNVVDGDERLPTLFLVDRDRPGIDVVDDPPFTHNYPHGHPTVRYDCEVAADAVLGGDEMIGRGGELQQMWFVEERIHIAARCVGAMRRLLDEAVAWAIGREQFGQRIYDFQGISFPLADSAADCAAARLLTYQVAQLVDDGADPKLVHGRAAMAKLFASEAAWRCADRCVQVLGGRGYMRTYAAERFLRELRVDRIWEGTSEIQRLIVARGLEKRGVERMLDVEG; via the coding sequence ATGGATCTCGCCCTCACCGACGCCCAGCGCGAGCTGCGCGAACGGGCCGCCCGCTACGTCGACGACGTCCTCATCCCGCTCGAGGAGCAGGCGGAGCTGGCCGGCGGTCGCCTGCCCGACGCCGCCGTCGCCCGCGTCAAGGACGCCGCCCGTGCGGCCGGCCTGACCGGCGGGAACCACGCCGCGGAGCACGGCGGCCAGGGCTGGTCGGCGTTCGAGCAGGTGCTCGTCCAGGAGGAGCTCGGCCGCAATACCAACGGCGTCTGGTGGCACATGGGCGGCGGCTACAACGTGCTCTCGCGCGGCACGCCCGAGCAGGTCGAGCGCTACCTGCTTCCGACGCTGCGCGGTGAGCGGGCCGATGCCTACGCGGTCACAGAGGGCGGCGCCGGCTCGGACCCGGGCGGCATCGCCGCGACCGCGGAACGCACCGCGAACGGCTGGCGCATCCGCGGCGAGAAGTGGTTCGTCACCTCGGGCGACATCGCCGACTACGACATCGTGATGGTGAACGTGGTGGACGGCGACGAGCGCCTGCCGACCCTGTTCCTGGTCGATCGCGACCGGCCCGGCATCGACGTGGTCGACGACCCGCCGTTCACGCACAACTACCCGCACGGCCACCCGACGGTGCGATACGACTGCGAGGTGGCGGCCGACGCCGTGCTCGGCGGCGACGAGATGATCGGCCGCGGCGGCGAGCTCCAGCAGATGTGGTTCGTGGAGGAGCGCATCCACATCGCCGCCCGCTGCGTCGGCGCGATGCGGCGGCTGCTCGACGAGGCGGTGGCCTGGGCGATCGGCCGTGAGCAGTTCGGGCAGCGCATCTACGACTTCCAGGGAATCAGCTTCCCGCTGGCCGACTCGGCCGCCGACTGCGCCGCCGCCCGCCTGCTCACCTATCAGGTCGCGCAGCTGGTCGACGACGGCGCCGACCCCAAGCTCGTCCACGGGCGGGCGGCGATGGCGAAGCTGTTCGCCTCCGAGGCGGCGTGGCGCTGCGCCGACCGCTGCGTCCAGGTGCTCGGCGGCCGCGGCTACATGCGCACCTACGCGGCGGAGCGGTTCCTGCGCGAGCTGCGCGTCGACCGCATCTGGGAGGGCACGAGCGAGATCCAGCGCCTGATCGTCGCCCGCGGCCTCGAGAAGCGCGGCGTGGAGCGCATGCTCGACGTGGAGGGGTAG
- a CDS encoding MFS transporter: MRRPFLLFYVLVFLDEVALLAIVPLLPAYTRTYHLSDVEAGALLSAASLAIVVASVPAGRLSDRFGARIVTLVASGIAAAAMLGSAVAPSYVALLAARAAFGVGSGTIWSAGISWLSDSAEEDIRDRALALVVTTAGVGSMVGPVVAGVLADHVADGAVFAVAGVPMILIVGALALSDPGTRKHHGHQPLREITAGMRASPLLFGAIAIMLLGGVGDGVINLVAPLQLGDLGLSSGEIGAWFSVASTIFIGSSLAVARVGRRAVSLRLAGLMAAFQAVALIPVLLSGAIAPIILTVLVRSVAVGPPYAMAFPLGALGAGRLGFGTGTVNGLMGVVWGAANFVGPLAAGAVIAGAGDRAAYALLAVWCLLISLLLLRAGRREDAATAAAAAAP, from the coding sequence ATGCGGCGCCCCTTCCTGCTGTTCTACGTCCTCGTCTTCCTGGACGAGGTGGCGCTGCTCGCGATCGTGCCGCTCCTCCCGGCCTACACGCGGACCTATCACCTCTCCGATGTCGAGGCGGGCGCGCTGCTCTCGGCCGCCAGCCTCGCGATCGTCGTCGCGTCCGTCCCGGCGGGGCGGCTGAGCGACCGCTTCGGCGCGCGCATCGTCACCCTGGTCGCCTCCGGGATCGCGGCGGCGGCGATGCTCGGGAGCGCCGTCGCCCCGAGCTACGTCGCGCTGCTCGCGGCCCGCGCCGCCTTCGGCGTCGGCTCGGGGACGATCTGGTCGGCGGGCATCTCGTGGCTGAGCGACTCGGCCGAGGAGGACATCCGCGACCGCGCCCTGGCCCTGGTCGTCACGACGGCGGGCGTGGGCTCGATGGTCGGGCCCGTGGTCGCCGGCGTTCTGGCCGACCATGTCGCCGACGGGGCCGTGTTCGCCGTGGCCGGGGTGCCGATGATCCTCATCGTGGGCGCGCTCGCGCTCAGCGATCCCGGCACGCGAAAGCACCACGGCCACCAGCCGCTCCGCGAGATCACCGCCGGCATGCGCGCCTCGCCGCTCCTGTTCGGCGCCATCGCGATCATGCTGCTCGGCGGCGTCGGCGACGGCGTCATCAACCTGGTCGCGCCGCTCCAGCTCGGCGACCTCGGCCTCTCCTCCGGCGAGATCGGGGCGTGGTTCTCGGTCGCTTCGACGATCTTCATCGGGTCGAGCCTGGCCGTCGCCCGCGTCGGCCGCAGGGCCGTCTCGCTGCGGTTGGCGGGGCTGATGGCCGCGTTCCAGGCGGTCGCGCTGATCCCGGTGCTCCTGTCGGGCGCGATCGCGCCGATCATCCTGACGGTGCTCGTGCGCTCGGTCGCGGTGGGGCCGCCGTACGCGATGGCCTTCCCGCTCGGCGCCCTCGGGGCGGGCCGGCTCGGCTTCGGGACGGGGACGGTGAACGGCCTCATGGGCGTCGTCTGGGGGGCAGCGAACTTCGTCGGGCCGCTCGCCGCCGGGGCGGTGATCGCCGGGGCGGGCGACCGGGCCGCCTACGCGCTGCTGGCCGTCTGGTGCCTCCTGATCTCGCTCCTCCTGCTGCGCGCGGGCCGGCGCGAGGACGCCGCCACCGCGGCGGCCGCCGCCGCGCCGTGA